A portion of the Candidatus Krumholzibacteriia bacterium genome contains these proteins:
- a CDS encoding arginine decarboxylase, pyruvoyl-dependent, translated as MELVPKEMFLTKGVGRHREQLTSFELALRDAGIEHVNLVTVSSIFPPKCKLIPRKRGEQMLADGQIVFCVMSRTSTDEAFRMAACSIGVAIPGDPKKYGYLSEHHSYGQNEKTAGDYAEDLAASMLASTLGIELDLDRAWDQRKKEWKIGRQIVRTSNICQTALGKNGLWTTVIAAGVFCKY; from the coding sequence ATGGAGCTGGTACCGAAGGAAATGTTCCTCACCAAGGGTGTGGGCCGCCACCGCGAGCAGCTGACCAGCTTCGAGCTGGCCCTGCGTGATGCGGGCATCGAACACGTGAACCTCGTCACCGTGTCCAGCATCTTCCCCCCCAAGTGCAAGCTCATCCCGCGCAAGCGCGGGGAGCAGATGCTGGCGGATGGCCAGATCGTCTTCTGCGTGATGAGCCGGACCTCCACCGACGAGGCCTTCCGCATGGCCGCGTGCTCCATCGGCGTTGCCATACCGGGCGACCCCAAGAAGTACGGATACCTCTCCGAGCACCACTCCTACGGCCAGAACGAGAAGACCGCCGGCGACTATGCCGAGGACCTCGCGGCCAGCATGCTCGCCTCCACGCTGGGTATCGAACTCGACCTCGACCGTGCGTGGGACCAGCGCAAGAAGGAGTGGAAGATCGGGCGGCAGATCGTCCGCACCAGCAACATCTGCCAGACCGCGCTGGGCAAGAACGGGCTGTGGACCACCGTCATTGCCGCGGGCGTCTTCTGC